From one Humulus lupulus chromosome 8, drHumLupu1.1, whole genome shotgun sequence genomic stretch:
- the LOC133796385 gene encoding uncharacterized protein LOC133796385 — translation MALLFSATGFVHGTKINHHALSLPNSFFLLGFSLSSRNLSHTNRLFFSPVHFHRRLSLSFSHGAAKPGQPPPSPPESDPTPGPPRIKGLAASFSKFQDRMQIFFAVLFWMSLFFWTCAWDERNRPNKGSRFRR, via the exons ATGGCGCTTCTCTTTTCTGCGACAGGTTTCGTCCATGGTACCAAAATCAACCACCACGCATTGTCACTCCCTAACTCTTTCTTCCTCCTCGGCTTCTCACTCTCCTCTCGCAACCTTTCTCACACGAACCGCTTATTCTTCTCTCCGGTTCATTTTCACCGTCGTCTATCTCTGTCGTTTTCTCACGGGGCTGCGAAACCCGGCCAACCTCCTCCTTCTCCCCCTGAATCCGACCCGACTCCTGGGCCGCCCCGGATAAAGG GTCTTGCAGCATCTTTCTCTAAATTTCAAGATAGAATGCAGATTTTTTTTGCTGTCCTCTTCTGGATGTCTTTATTCTTCTGGACTTGCGCGTGGGATGAAAGGAATAGACCAAACAAGGGCTCTCGATTTAGAAGATGA
- the LOC133793586 gene encoding EPIDERMAL PATTERNING FACTOR-like protein 2: MAPYFPVNFNVGAVITVLFIFSITVLPPKTVGFEYSRQEERKMVLGSRPPQCVNKCLNCKPCEATLVVPNHQKKPLHTSSHGQDDTYYLLSWRCRCGNKLYHP, encoded by the exons ATGGCTCCATACTTCCCAGTGAACTTCAATGTTGGAGCAGTAATTACTGTGCTTTTCATCTTTTCCATCACAGTTCTACCTCCCAAAACag TGGGTTTTGAATATTCAAGACAAGAGGAGAGAAAAATGGTGTTGGGTTCAAGACCTCCTCAGTGTGTAAACAAGTGCTTGAATTGCAAACCATGTGAGGCTACTTTGGTTGTTCCAAATCACCAGAAGAAGCCCTTACATACATCCTCTCATGGACAAGATGACACCTATTATCTTCTCTCATGGAGATGCAGATGTGGAAATAAGCTCTACCATCCATGA